The following coding sequences are from one Rutidosis leptorrhynchoides isolate AG116_Rl617_1_P2 chromosome 11, CSIRO_AGI_Rlap_v1, whole genome shotgun sequence window:
- the LOC139875317 gene encoding uncharacterized protein, translating into MPKEILLQERVARSFSDPQPLAENSRRDKSKFCIFHDDYGHDTNRCRDLAELIVEALEKGKLDHLITQGAASTANVIVLPTDSNAPQVPNSADRKAPAVKNLGVKMVSKKENLREIQVINVVEVQGEMSVFQVSEQFANWQCPSIIFPPISSNADHDKPVVHVDTGSSVDVMYEQFFNKLPAHIKTLLKPNAVSLAGFSEESTWRIGQLELQVELVDDRDESLKRQAFLNLYVMRNQSRFNMILGRTTLRMFGAIPSTLHGMVKFSTYKGIGTLTSTVIEPLCAMITAVKVLVLKGMRCSPNIMNVCNEKTLNECLSWLIMICMLFFELLLLEIYE; encoded by the exons ATGCCTAAAGAAATTTTGTTGCAGGAAAGGGTTGCGAGATCTTTTTCTGATCCTCAACCTTTAGCGGAGAACAGCAGGCGTGATAAATCTAAGTTTTGCATTTTTCATGATGACTATGGTCATGATACTAACCGCTGTAGAGATTTGGCAGAATTAATTGTGGAGGCACTTGAGAAAGGTAAATTAGATCATTTAATAACTCAAGGTGCTGCAAGCACTGCAAACGTGATTGTCCTACCTACAGATTCTAATGCTCCACAAGTGCCTAATTCTGCTGATCGAAAAGCTCCCGCAGTAAAGAACTTAGGGGTTAAAATGGTGAGTAAGAAAGAGAATCTGCGCGAAATTCAGGTTATAAATGTAGTGGAGGTTCAAGGCGAAATGTCAGTGTTCCAAGTGTCTGAGCAATTCGCGAATTGGCAATGCCCTTCTATTATTTTCCCTCCAATAAGTTCTAATGCGGATCATGATAAGCCAGTG GTACATGTTGATACTGGCAGCAGTGTGGACGTAATGTATGAGCAATTTTTCAACAAATTGCCTGCACATATCAAAACTTTGCTAAAACCTAATGCGGTTTCGTTAGCTGGTTTTTCTGAAGAATCAACTTGGCGTATTGGTCAGTTGGAATTGCAAGTTGAATTAGTAGATGACCGCGATGAATCGCTAAAGCGCCAAGcatttttaaacctttatgtaATGCGAAATCAGTCAAGGTTTAACATGATTCTTGGGCGCACTACTTTGCGTATGTTTGGCGCAATCCCATCCACTTTGCACGGAATGGTGAAGTTTTCTACTTACAAAGGCATTGGTACGCTGACTTCAACAGTAATTGAACCACTGTGCGCAATGATTACTGCCGTGAAAGTGTTGGTGTTGAAGGGCATGCGGTGCTCGCCGAATATAATGAATGTTTGTAATGAAAAAACACTGAATGAGTGTTTATCATGGTTAATCATGATCTGTATGTTGTTTTTTGAGCTGTTATTACTTGAAATCTATGAATAA